A genomic region of Christiangramia sp. OXR-203 contains the following coding sequences:
- a CDS encoding response regulator transcription factor — protein MKYLIAEDEKELQQSIATYLSHEANVCETASDYHEASEKLELYEYDIVILDINLVTGSGLDLLKKLKKQQKKCGVIIISANSSLDNKLEGLDLGADDYITKPFHLAELNSRIKAVLRRGQFGGDNTINFQEIKLDTMARSAYVNGKAITLTRKEYDLLLFFITNQGRVLSKAIIAEHLWGDDSDLLDNFDFIYVHINNLRKKLTKEGAKYIQTAYGSGYKFIAD, from the coding sequence ATGAAATATCTAATTGCCGAGGATGAAAAAGAATTACAGCAATCTATCGCCACTTATTTGAGTCATGAAGCTAATGTGTGTGAAACCGCATCAGATTATCACGAAGCTTCAGAAAAATTAGAACTCTATGAGTACGATATTGTTATCCTGGATATTAACCTAGTTACTGGGAGCGGACTCGATCTACTCAAAAAACTCAAAAAGCAACAAAAAAAATGTGGCGTGATTATTATTTCAGCAAACAGTTCATTAGATAATAAATTAGAAGGATTGGATTTGGGTGCAGATGATTACATCACTAAGCCTTTTCATCTTGCCGAACTAAATTCACGCATAAAAGCAGTCCTAAGACGTGGGCAATTTGGTGGAGATAACACTATAAATTTTCAGGAAATTAAGTTGGACACTATGGCCCGTAGTGCCTATGTAAATGGGAAAGCTATTACACTTACAAGAAAGGAGTATGATCTTCTTTTATTCTTTATCACCAATCAGGGAAGAGTTCTATCAAAAGCAATTATTGCAGAACATCTTTGGGGAGACGATAGTGACTTGTTAGATAATTTTGATTTTATTTATGTGCACATCAATAATTTGAGAAAAAAACTTACTAAAGAAGGTGCAAAATATATCCAAACGGCCTACGGAAGTGGTTATAAATTCATCGCAGATTAA
- a CDS encoding DUF3347 domain-containing protein, which translates to MSKPRFKISILATLMAIIVISCKENSRDQNLLSENREQGLVQNGDTFELDFKGKKIGESQSESISVIIDNYLQIKNALVADDQEAAASAGGKLAGEFEDFDKSNYSSEEQQELKDIIEDAKEHAELISASAIDQQREHFEILSKDVLGMIVITGTDKKLYQDFCPMYNNNKGAAWLSSTEEIKNPYFGKRMLKCGSIYREIN; encoded by the coding sequence ATGAGTAAACCAAGGTTTAAAATCAGCATTTTGGCAACATTAATGGCCATCATTGTAATATCCTGTAAAGAAAACAGTAGGGATCAAAACCTATTAAGTGAAAACAGGGAACAGGGTCTGGTGCAGAATGGAGATACTTTTGAATTAGATTTTAAGGGAAAAAAAATAGGTGAATCCCAGTCTGAAAGCATATCAGTAATCATAGACAACTACCTGCAGATAAAAAATGCTCTAGTAGCAGATGACCAGGAAGCAGCCGCTAGTGCCGGAGGTAAATTGGCCGGTGAATTTGAGGATTTTGACAAGAGCAATTATTCTTCAGAGGAACAGCAGGAGTTAAAAGACATCATTGAAGATGCAAAGGAGCATGCAGAACTTATTTCTGCGAGCGCCATTGACCAACAGCGTGAACATTTTGAAATTTTGAGCAAGGATGTTCTAGGTATGATCGTTATAACAGGAACCGATAAAAAACTCTACCAGGATTTTTGTCCAATGTACAACAATAATAAAGGGGCAGCGTGGTTAAGTTCAACAGAGGAAATCAAGAATCCGTATTTCGGAAAAAGAATGCTGAAATGTGGTTCTATCTATAGAGAAATTAATTAA
- a CDS encoding JAB domain-containing protein produces MKTKVNEISIKYQGNFKISQAPKITSSVSAAELLYNERNKDQIGLQECFKVMLLNNGNKVKGIFEVFTGGITGTLVDLRILFAVVLKSLSVNLIIAHNHPSGTLKPSETDKRLTEKIRKAGELLDIKILDHLILTPDGDYFSFADSGIL; encoded by the coding sequence ATGAAAACGAAAGTTAATGAAATATCGATAAAATATCAGGGAAATTTTAAAATCTCTCAGGCGCCTAAAATAACTTCTTCAGTAAGCGCTGCGGAACTATTATACAATGAAAGGAATAAAGATCAGATCGGTCTGCAGGAATGTTTTAAAGTAATGCTACTTAATAACGGCAATAAAGTGAAGGGCATTTTTGAAGTTTTTACCGGTGGAATTACAGGTACTTTGGTAGATCTGCGTATCCTTTTTGCCGTGGTATTAAAGTCATTAAGCGTAAATTTGATAATTGCACATAATCATCCGTCGGGAACTTTAAAGCCCAGCGAAACAGATAAACGCCTGACTGAAAAAATTAGGAAAGCGGGAGAACTTTTAGATATTAAAATCCTGGACCATTTAATCCTGACCCCCGATGGTGATTATTTTAGTTTCGCAGATAGTGGAATCCTTTAA
- a CDS encoding phosphatase PAP2 family protein yields MRKQLFSVLRKIKEILSNKFRQYDHKLPYIITTLITAIIVIGGIKLFIELTEFLKSDVLANYDTAVTNFFIDFRSRAITTVFTFITNFGDTLGYVIMFSLSAIFFYWILKSWKYVAQIALVMILALGSNLLLKKTIDRPRPVSEHLVKVETLSFPSGHATMAMAFYGFIIYLIFSLPINKFIKFFLITIFAILILGIGLSRIYLGVHYPSDVFGGFIAGFIWVVFCVMIFNLIKIFSRDPET; encoded by the coding sequence ATGCGAAAACAACTTTTTAGCGTATTAAGAAAGATAAAAGAAATTCTTTCAAATAAATTTAGACAATACGATCACAAGCTTCCCTATATTATAACTACTTTAATTACTGCTATCATTGTAATAGGGGGGATCAAATTATTTATAGAGCTTACTGAATTTTTAAAATCTGATGTTTTAGCGAATTATGATACCGCAGTCACTAATTTTTTTATAGATTTTCGATCTCGTGCAATAACTACTGTTTTTACATTTATAACCAATTTTGGGGATACACTTGGATATGTGATTATGTTTAGTTTAAGTGCTATTTTCTTTTATTGGATTTTAAAAAGTTGGAAATATGTAGCTCAAATTGCCTTGGTAATGATTCTTGCTCTGGGTTCTAATTTACTTTTAAAAAAAACAATAGATAGACCTAGACCTGTTTCAGAACATCTGGTTAAAGTAGAAACGCTTAGTTTTCCTAGTGGCCATGCTACTATGGCGATGGCATTCTATGGATTTATAATATATCTCATCTTCAGTTTACCGATAAATAAATTCATTAAGTTTTTTCTGATCACAATTTTCGCAATTTTAATCCTCGGGATTGGATTAAGCCGGATTTATCTTGGAGTACATTATCCTTCAGACGTATTTGGCGGGTTCATTGCGGGGTTTATATGGGTCGTTTTTTGTGTAATGATATTTAATTTGATTAAAATTTTTAGCAGAGATCCTGAAACTTAA
- a CDS encoding DUF3347 domain-containing protein — MRKLSKIGILFLVVLIFVSCMDKEKGQSVEINTPEEVKKAEKETADIADQDFIDGMTGKIWHNYLEIKMALTNEDSGQAKDAAKSMADSFSEERAELKSIAEQLGDTDDIEEQRRLFSNFTELAGPMFEEALSGGTIYKKFCPMAFNNDGAYWYADVEEIKNPYFGDKMLNCGSVKKTIKK, encoded by the coding sequence ATGAGAAAATTATCAAAAATTGGGATATTATTTCTAGTCGTCTTGATCTTTGTTTCCTGTATGGATAAAGAAAAAGGCCAAAGTGTAGAAATTAATACTCCAGAGGAAGTAAAGAAAGCTGAAAAAGAAACGGCTGATATCGCCGATCAGGATTTTATAGATGGCATGACAGGGAAAATCTGGCATAACTACCTGGAAATTAAAATGGCACTTACCAATGAGGACTCCGGCCAGGCAAAGGATGCAGCTAAAAGTATGGCCGATTCTTTCTCAGAAGAGCGTGCAGAATTAAAATCTATCGCTGAGCAATTGGGAGATACTGACGATATTGAGGAGCAGAGAAGATTATTTTCAAATTTTACAGAATTGGCTGGGCCAATGTTTGAGGAAGCATTATCCGGTGGGACTATTTACAAGAAATTCTGTCCTATGGCTTTTAATAATGATGGTGCGTACTGGTATGCTGACGTTGAGGAAATTAAAAATCCATATTTCGGTGATAAAATGCTCAACTGCGGCTCCGTAAAGAAAACTATAAAAAAGTAA
- a CDS encoding HYC_CC_PP family protein — MKNSFRNSLLHLISFLMLMSTVSFTISKHFCGDYLVDTAINLKAKTCGMEKASSEGLVQGDCCSTTKTTVEGQKDFKNIQLNHDSIDQLFITIAYSFLIPHYFTPEKPAPFDDYAPPLIVKDISVLYATFLI, encoded by the coding sequence ATGAAAAATTCTTTTAGAAATAGCCTGCTTCATTTGATATCTTTTTTGATGTTGATGTCCACTGTTTCTTTTACCATAAGCAAGCATTTTTGTGGGGACTATTTGGTGGATACCGCCATTAATTTAAAGGCAAAAACCTGTGGCATGGAAAAGGCTTCTTCCGAAGGCTTAGTGCAGGGCGATTGCTGTTCCACTACAAAAACTACCGTAGAGGGGCAAAAAGACTTTAAAAATATTCAGCTAAATCATGACTCAATCGATCAGCTGTTTATCACTATTGCATATTCTTTTTTAATCCCGCATTATTTTACACCTGAAAAGCCGGCTCCTTTTGATGATTACGCTCCGCCTTTAATTGTTAAGGATATTTCGGTACTATACGCTACATTTCTTATTTGA
- a CDS encoding single-stranded DNA-binding protein, with protein MRTLRNKVQLIGNVGQTPEIKNFESGKKLATFSIATNEFYKNSNGEKVQETQWHNIVVWGKITEIVEKYVGTGKEIAIEGKLTNRSYETKEGEKRYVTEVVASEILLLGVKNDNNSAE; from the coding sequence ATGAGAACGCTTAGAAACAAAGTTCAGTTAATCGGAAATGTGGGGCAGACCCCCGAAATTAAAAATTTTGAAAGTGGAAAAAAACTAGCCACTTTCTCCATTGCAACCAATGAATTTTACAAAAATTCTAACGGAGAAAAAGTACAGGAAACCCAATGGCATAATATTGTGGTATGGGGGAAAATCACTGAGATTGTAGAGAAATATGTAGGAACCGGAAAAGAAATTGCCATCGAAGGTAAATTGACTAATCGCTCCTATGAAACCAAAGAAGGAGAGAAGCGATATGTTACCGAAGTCGTAGCCAGTGAAATTCTTTTGTTAGGCGTAAAGAACGACAATAATTCAGCCGAGTAA
- a CDS encoding DUF2911 domain-containing protein → MKTLLITVFIGVLAYSGFAQEHKHGTHDIVKSEAIDKNKKVMSPHKSAMAMVGEAHVHIDYSSPRVRNRIVFGGLVGYNTVWQSGAHNVTWLETNKDLMLGEKLLPAGKYAFFTIPGKNVWKVMFNSHWDQHGKDEYDPMKNIITVEVKPEKLENIQEELDYTISKTGEDIGEISLAWERVLLKLPFQVED, encoded by the coding sequence ATGAAAACACTATTAATTACTGTATTTATAGGTGTACTGGCCTATTCCGGTTTCGCACAGGAGCATAAACATGGAACACATGATATAGTCAAAAGTGAGGCTATAGATAAAAATAAAAAAGTAATGAGCCCTCATAAAAGTGCTATGGCGATGGTAGGGGAGGCCCATGTACATATAGATTATTCTTCCCCAAGGGTTCGTAACAGGATTGTTTTTGGAGGTTTGGTGGGGTACAATACTGTGTGGCAATCTGGAGCTCATAATGTTACCTGGCTAGAAACTAATAAAGACCTTATGCTTGGAGAAAAACTCTTACCAGCGGGTAAATATGCGTTTTTTACAATCCCTGGAAAAAATGTCTGGAAAGTAATGTTTAACAGTCACTGGGACCAGCATGGAAAAGATGAATACGATCCTATGAAGAATATTATAACTGTAGAAGTAAAGCCTGAAAAACTTGAAAATATTCAAGAAGAACTGGACTATACTATAAGTAAAACAGGTGAGGATATTGGTGAGATTTCCCTGGCCTGGGAGAGGGTGCTTTTAAAACTTCCTTTCCAGGTGGAAGACTAA
- a CDS encoding DUF305 domain-containing protein, translating into MNSENNNNHKSGGSNYGRFFLMLGLSFIAMYITMYMNTYEFDHVYFSLTRFYMTCLGIAAMAVIMLSLMLKMYKSKKKNIAIYIGSLVLFVSALGLVRAQRPIIGDVLYMKAMIPHHSIAILTSKRADLQDPETKKLAEEIIEAQKREIAQMKKIIYRLENENK; encoded by the coding sequence ATGAATTCAGAAAACAACAATAACCACAAGTCTGGTGGAAGTAATTATGGTCGGTTTTTCCTAATGCTCGGTCTGTCTTTTATAGCTATGTATATCACGATGTACATGAATACGTATGAGTTTGACCATGTATATTTTAGTTTAACCCGCTTTTATATGACGTGCCTGGGAATAGCAGCAATGGCAGTGATCATGTTATCCCTTATGCTGAAAATGTATAAAAGTAAGAAGAAGAATATCGCTATTTATATCGGTAGCCTGGTGTTATTTGTTTCAGCCTTAGGTTTGGTAAGGGCACAACGTCCCATTATTGGAGATGTCTTATATATGAAAGCGATGATCCCTCACCATTCCATTGCAATTTTAACCAGTAAACGGGCAGACCTTCAGGATCCTGAAACCAAGAAACTGGCCGAAGAAATTATTGAGGCCCAGAAAAGGGAAATCGCCCAAATGAAGAAGATCATTTATCGTTTGGAGAACGAAAATAAATAA
- a CDS encoding BfmA/BtgA family mobilization protein: protein MDNFATIRIKKKTARRFREYSKFVAKSHTESVDVILAFF from the coding sequence ATGGACAATTTTGCAACTATCCGCATCAAGAAAAAAACTGCACGTCGATTTCGTGAATATTCAAAATTTGTAGCTAAATCACATACAGAATCTGTAGATGTGATTTTAGCTTTTTTTTGA
- a CDS encoding helix-turn-helix domain-containing protein: MIVEIFIKNMVCDRCIKVVRNELCEAGIEVKDVELGRVVYESNNKIEDAKRLDKVLKVNGFELLKSSDEILVERVKLSLLRLFENLPVQKTGTLSSYLSEETEYDYIRLSRIFSYTENTTVEKYFIKLKIEKVKELIQSNEFNFTEISRLLDYSNLNYLSKQFKNETGMSLSNYKKQNKNLRSSLDQIV; the protein is encoded by the coding sequence ATGATCGTAGAAATATTTATCAAAAATATGGTTTGCGACCGCTGTATTAAGGTGGTACGGAATGAATTGTGTGAGGCAGGGATTGAAGTGAAAGATGTGGAATTGGGACGGGTTGTTTATGAAAGCAATAATAAAATCGAAGACGCAAAAAGACTGGATAAAGTTCTTAAAGTAAATGGTTTTGAATTATTAAAAAGCTCAGATGAAATTCTGGTAGAGAGAGTCAAATTAAGCCTATTAAGGTTGTTTGAAAATCTACCTGTTCAAAAGACAGGTACACTTTCCAGTTATTTGTCTGAGGAAACTGAATATGATTATATTCGATTGAGTAGAATTTTTTCATATACAGAAAATACTACCGTTGAAAAATATTTTATAAAGTTGAAAATTGAAAAGGTTAAAGAGCTTATTCAGTCTAATGAATTTAATTTTACTGAAATAAGTCGGCTTCTGGATTACAGCAACCTTAATTACCTATCCAAACAGTTTAAGAACGAAACAGGGATGAGCCTTTCAAATTATAAAAAACAGAATAAAAACCTAAGAAGTTCATTAGACCAAATTGTGTAA